The following are encoded together in the Salinibacterium sp. UTAS2018 genome:
- the tuf gene encoding elongation factor Tu, whose translation MAKAKFERTKPHVNIGTIGHVDHGKTTLTAAISKVLADKFPSATNVQRDFSSIDSAPEERQRGITINISHVEYETPKRHYAHVDAPGHADYIKNMITGAAQMDGAILVVAATDGPMAQTREHVLLAKQVGVPYLMVALNKSDMVDDEEILELVELEVRELLSSQGFDGDNAPVIQVSGLKALEGDPKWEQSILDLMDAVDASVPDPIRDKDKPFLMPVEDVFTITGRGTVVTGRAERGTLSINSDVEIVGIRPTQKTTVTGIEMFHKQLDEAWAGENCGLLLRGTKREDVERGQVVVKPGSVTPHTNFEGTAYILSKDEGGRHNPFYANYRPQFYFRTTDVTGVITLPEGTEMVMPGDTTDMTVELIQPIAMEEGLGFAIREGGRTVGAGKVTKVLA comes from the coding sequence GTGGCTAAGGCCAAGTTCGAGCGGACCAAGCCGCACGTAAACATCGGAACCATCGGTCACGTTGACCACGGAAAGACCACGCTCACGGCAGCGATCTCGAAGGTACTTGCAGACAAGTTCCCTTCGGCAACCAACGTCCAGCGTGACTTCTCGTCGATTGACTCGGCTCCGGAAGAGCGTCAGCGCGGCATCACCATTAACATCTCGCACGTTGAGTACGAGACCCCCAAGCGCCACTACGCACACGTAGACGCTCCGGGCCACGCTGACTACATCAAGAACATGATCACCGGTGCTGCTCAGATGGACGGTGCAATCCTCGTGGTTGCAGCGACCGACGGCCCCATGGCCCAGACTCGCGAGCACGTTCTGCTCGCGAAGCAGGTTGGTGTTCCTTACCTGATGGTCGCACTGAACAAGTCCGACATGGTTGATGACGAAGAGATCCTTGAGCTCGTTGAGCTCGAGGTTCGCGAACTCCTCTCCAGCCAGGGCTTCGACGGCGACAACGCTCCCGTTATCCAGGTCTCAGGCCTCAAGGCACTTGAGGGCGACCCCAAGTGGGAGCAGTCCATCCTTGACCTCATGGATGCTGTTGACGCAAGCGTTCCGGACCCCATCCGCGACAAGGACAAGCCGTTCTTGATGCCGGTTGAAGACGTCTTCACGATCACTGGTCGTGGAACCGTTGTTACGGGCCGCGCCGAGCGTGGAACGCTTTCGATCAACTCTGACGTTGAGATTGTTGGAATCCGCCCGACCCAGAAGACCACGGTCACTGGTATCGAGATGTTCCACAAGCAGCTCGACGAAGCATGGGCTGGCGAGAACTGTGGTCTGCTTCTTCGTGGAACCAAGCGTGAAGATGTAGAGCGTGGACAGGTTGTTGTTAAGCCTGGTTCCGTTACTCCTCACACGAACTTCGAGGGAACCGCATACATCCTGTCCAAGGATGAGGGTGGGCGTCACAACCCGTTCTACGCGAACTACCGTCCGCAGTTCTACTTCCGCACCACCGACGTCACCGGCGTCATCACGTTGCCCGAGGGCACCGAGATGGTTATGCCTGGCGACACCACTGACATGACCGTTGAGCTTATTCAGCCCATCGCCATGGAAGAGGGCCTCGGCTTCGCCATCCGTGAGGGTGGACGTACCGTAGGTGCCGGTAAGGTAACCAAGGTTCTGGCGTAA
- the rpsG gene encoding 30S ribosomal protein S7, which produces MPRKGPAPKRPVVADPVYGAPIVSQLVNKILLDGKKGLAERIVYGALAGVAEKTGQDAVVTLKKALDNVRPTLEVKSRRVGGSTYQVPVEVKSHRANTLALRWLTSYAKGRREKTMTERLTNEILDASNGLGAAVKRREDTHKMAESNKAFAHYRW; this is translated from the coding sequence ATGCCTCGTAAAGGACCAGCACCAAAGCGTCCCGTAGTCGCGGATCCGGTTTACGGCGCACCCATCGTCAGCCAGCTTGTCAACAAGATTCTTCTTGATGGCAAGAAGGGCCTCGCTGAGCGCATCGTTTACGGAGCACTCGCCGGCGTGGCAGAGAAGACCGGCCAAGACGCCGTAGTCACTCTCAAGAAGGCTCTCGACAACGTACGCCCGACCCTCGAGGTCAAGTCGCGTCGTGTCGGTGGATCGACTTACCAGGTTCCTGTTGAAGTCAAGTCGCACCGAGCAAACACGCTCGCACTGCGCTGGCTCACGAGCTACGCCAAGGGTCGTCGTGAAAAGACGATGACTGAGCGTCTCACCAACGAGATCTTGGACGCATCGAATGGGCTTGGCGCCGCTGTAAAGCGTCGTGAAGACACCCACAAGATGGCCGAGTCGAACAAGGCATTCGCTCACTACCGCTGGTAG
- the fusA gene encoding elongation factor G, whose product MAQDVLTDLTKVRNIGIMAHIDAGKTTTTERILFYTGVNHKIGETHDGASTTDWMEQEQERGITITSAAVTCYWNKNQINIIDTPGHVDFTVEVERSLRVLDGAVAVFDGKEGVEPQSETVWRQADKYDVPRICFVNKMDKMGADFYYTVDTIVNRLGARPLVLQLPIGLESEFEGVVDLVEMRALTWRGDSKGDVEMGAKYAIEEIPEDLKEKAAEYRTALLEVVAETDDAIMERYFGGEEITVAEIKAAIRKLTVNSEIYPVLCGSAFKNRGVQPMLDAVIDYLPSPVDVPPMEATDPRDEEKIIIRKPDANEPFSALAFKVAVHPFFGRLTYIRVYSGHLDSGGAVANSTKGKKERIGKIFQMAANKEIPVDSVTAGHIYAVIGLKDTTTGDTLCDLNDQVVLESMTFPEPVIEVAIEPKTKADQEKLGIAIQKLAEEDPTFRTEQNQETGQTVIKGMGELHLDILVDRMKREFNVEANVGKPQVAYRETIRRIVDKHDYTHKKQTGGSGQFAKVQISLEPMEVEGDKIYEFVNKVTGGRIPREYIGSIDQGFQASMNVGILAGFPMVGVKGIILDGAAHDVDSSEMAFKIAGTMAFKEAARKADPVLLEPLMAVEVRTPEEYMGDVIGDLNSRRGQIQSMEDATGVKVVRAHVPLSEMFGYVGDLRSKTSGRAVYSMTFDSYSEVPRAVADEIVAKNKGE is encoded by the coding sequence GTGGCACAGGACGTGCTCACCGACCTGACTAAGGTCCGCAACATTGGCATCATGGCTCACATCGATGCCGGCAAGACCACTACGACTGAGCGCATCCTGTTTTACACGGGTGTAAACCACAAAATTGGTGAAACTCACGATGGTGCGTCGACTACTGACTGGATGGAGCAGGAGCAAGAACGTGGCATCACGATCACGTCCGCTGCTGTGACCTGTTACTGGAACAAAAACCAGATCAACATCATCGACACCCCCGGCCACGTTGACTTCACGGTTGAGGTGGAGCGTTCGCTCCGCGTTCTCGACGGTGCTGTCGCTGTGTTCGACGGTAAAGAGGGTGTGGAGCCGCAGTCGGAGACTGTATGGCGCCAGGCCGACAAGTACGACGTTCCCCGCATCTGCTTCGTCAACAAGATGGACAAGATGGGCGCGGACTTTTACTACACGGTAGACACCATTGTTAACCGCCTCGGCGCTCGTCCGTTGGTTCTTCAGCTCCCGATCGGACTCGAGTCCGAGTTTGAGGGTGTTGTAGACCTCGTCGAGATGCGTGCACTCACGTGGCGTGGAGACTCCAAGGGTGACGTCGAGATGGGCGCTAAATACGCCATCGAAGAGATCCCTGAAGACCTCAAGGAAAAGGCTGCGGAATACCGCACCGCTCTTCTCGAGGTTGTTGCTGAAACTGACGACGCCATCATGGAGCGTTACTTCGGCGGCGAAGAGATCACAGTTGCAGAGATCAAGGCTGCGATTCGTAAGCTCACCGTCAACAGCGAGATCTACCCGGTCCTTTGTGGTTCTGCTTTCAAGAACCGTGGCGTTCAGCCGATGCTCGATGCTGTTATCGACTACCTTCCTTCGCCGGTTGACGTGCCTCCTATGGAAGCAACTGACCCCCGCGATGAAGAGAAGATCATCATCCGCAAGCCTGACGCTAACGAGCCGTTCTCGGCTCTCGCGTTCAAGGTTGCTGTGCACCCCTTCTTCGGTCGCCTTACGTACATTCGCGTGTACTCGGGCCACCTTGACTCTGGTGGAGCGGTAGCTAACTCCACTAAGGGCAAGAAGGAGCGCATCGGAAAGATCTTCCAGATGGCTGCTAACAAGGAAATCCCTGTCGACAGCGTTACCGCTGGTCACATCTACGCCGTAATCGGCCTCAAGGACACCACTACCGGTGACACGCTGTGCGACTTGAACGACCAGGTCGTTCTCGAGTCGATGACGTTCCCGGAGCCGGTTATTGAGGTTGCAATCGAGCCGAAGACGAAGGCTGACCAAGAAAAACTTGGTATTGCTATTCAGAAGCTTGCTGAAGAAGACCCCACGTTCCGTACCGAACAGAACCAGGAAACTGGCCAGACGGTAATCAAGGGAATGGGTGAACTTCACCTCGATATCCTCGTCGACCGCATGAAGCGCGAATTCAACGTTGAAGCCAACGTTGGTAAGCCGCAGGTTGCGTACCGCGAGACCATTCGTCGCATTGTGGACAAGCACGACTACACCCACAAGAAGCAGACTGGTGGATCGGGACAGTTCGCTAAGGTCCAGATTTCGCTCGAGCCCATGGAGGTCGAAGGCGACAAGATTTACGAATTCGTAAATAAGGTCACCGGTGGCCGTATTCCTCGTGAATACATCGGCTCGATCGATCAGGGTTTCCAGGCCTCGATGAACGTCGGAATCCTTGCTGGATTCCCGATGGTCGGCGTCAAGGGAATCATCCTCGATGGTGCTGCTCACGATGTTGACTCGTCAGAAATGGCGTTCAAGATCGCGGGAACCATGGCATTCAAGGAAGCAGCACGCAAGGCTGACCCAGTTCTCCTCGAGCCGCTCATGGCGGTCGAGGTTCGTACTCCAGAGGAGTACATGGGAGACGTCATCGGTGACCTTAACAGTCGCCGCGGACAGATCCAGTCCATGGAGGACGCGACCGGCGTCAAGGTCGTTCGTGCCCACGTACCACTGTCGGAAATGTTCGGCTATGTCGGTGACTTGAGGTCCAAGACCTCCGGTCGCGCGGTGTACTCGATGACGTTCGACAGTTACTCTGAGGTTCCCCGCGCGGTAGCTGACGAGATTGTTGCAAAGAACAAGGGCGAGTAA